A window of the Lactuca sativa cultivar Salinas chromosome 5, Lsat_Salinas_v11, whole genome shotgun sequence genome harbors these coding sequences:
- the LOC111920025 gene encoding protein FAR1-RELATED SEQUENCE 5-like has translation MSNSSVIDGDLYSSMSESEEEDVENSFFEGGESSSSVHDAEYFDDIIGEHVYKPDVPVQLIPFKGLIFKSLKLAIKMYSEYVEIGGFDVRLSTQSRFDNKIIKKKHVICNRAGKQKKKSCDTLVFQFDELHNLPLEKRSDLKKARQMSYSEKEFIVRSSTSKIGPTMAHKLRASLRSGYEFVKPKVVDYKNLRRDINRVIGYKDAQMIVNTMNDRRAHYPNYSFEFNYQDDVLDCMFWADEMEKTYYAEFGDAISFDATFRTNKYRMVFVSFTAIDHHKKSVIVGSVLLSNESIESYSWLLKAFLKTHGKEPTLVLTDQDATIKQVVENISYDLFINTDFRKRFSKLVCDINMKPDVFEVKWGLLMKEFNLEDTRWFKDMFTIRDSWIPGYFSDIPMCGLMKTTSRSESMNSFFNTYSESGILLLNFMMNYNTAIQKQRNTQRELDKASKKASYKMQTPREIELQASKVEIKAEEKEINCSCEHFKRMGVLCRDAFTIMMRCGVKEIPERYILKRWRKDVISRNYHFSSVQSDLGDCENVKLVNDSYYSFESCLDIVRDDKKRLALFAEKQQMLLKEFESDYISTGLKSKIDGEVVCKLLGVTIPIPEEINIHVPEVQNNKGSGIKKRIPSACEIAYENSKKEHRMCSRCGKRVPHNLRTCSERVGAAKSAKDS, from the exons ATGTCGAATTCTAGTGTTATTGATGGTGATTTGTATTCGTCTATGAGTGAGAGTGAAGAAGAAGATGTCGAGAACTCATTTTTTGAAG GTGGTGAATCTTCAAGTTCAGTACATGATGCAGAATATTTTGATGATATAATTGGAGAACATGTCTATAAGCCAGATGTACCTGTTCAACTTATTCCATTTAAGGGTTTAATATTCAAATCATTAAAGTTGGCTATCAAAATGTATTCTGAGTATGTTGAAATTGGTGGTTTTGATGTTAGACTGAGCACACAGTCAAGGTTTGATAACAAGATTATAAAGAAGAAGCATGTTATATGTAATCGTGCTGGTAAACAGAAAAAGAAATCTTGTGACACATTAG TTTTTCAGTTTGATGAACTTCACAACCTTCCACTTGAGAAGAGAAGCGATTTAAAAAAGGcgagacaaatgtcatattcagaAAAAGAGTTTATTGTGCGTTcttccacatcaaaaataggtccaACTATGGCTCATAAGTTGAGGGCAAGTCTGAGAAGTGGGTATGAGTTTGTAAAGCCCAAAGTAGTTGACTATAAAAATTTAAGGAGAGATATCAACAGGGTTATTGGTTATAAAGATGCCCAAATGATAGTAAACACAATGAATGACCGTCGAGCTCACTATCCAAATTACTCATTTGAGTTTAATTATCAAGATGATGTTTTGGACTGTATGTTTTGGGCTGATGAAATGGAGAAGACATATTATGCTGAATTTGGTGATGCTATCTCGTTTGATGCGACTTTTCGAACAAACAA GTATCGAATGGTTTTTGTTTCGTTTACTGCTATTGACCATCATAAAAAATCGGTTATTGTTGGATCTGTGTTGCTAAGCAATGaaagcattgagtcttactcttgGTTGCTTAAAGCATTTCTTAAAACTCATGGGAAAGAGCCAACACTTGTTTTAACCGATCAAGATGCTACAATAAAACAAGTTGTTGAGAAT atatcatatgatttatttataaaCACAGACTTTAGAAAAAGGTTTTCGAAGCTTGTTTGTGACATTAATATGAAACCTGATGTTTTTGAGGTGAAGTGGGGTTTGCTTATGAAGGAATTCAATCTTGAAGACACAAGATGGTTTAAAGACATGTTTACAATACGTGATTCATGGATACCTGGATATTTCAGTGATATTCCAATGTGTGGTTTGATGAAGACTACATCGAGGTCAGAGAGTATGAATTCATTCTTTAATACATATTCAGAAAGTGGGATCTTACTTTTGAATTTCATGATGAATTACAACACTGCCATTCAAAAGCAAAGGAATACTCAACGAGAGCTTGATAAGGCATCAAAGAAAGCATCATATAAAATGCAAACACCTCGAGAAATAGAACTGCAAGCATCAAAG GTTGAAATAAAAGCTGAAGAGAAAGAAATAAATTGCAGTTGTGAACATTTTAAGCGTATGGGTGTTTTATGCAGAGATGCTTTTACAATAATGATGAGATGTGGTGTTAAAGAAATTCCTGAAAGGTACATTTTGAAGAGATGGAGAAAGGATGTGATATCAAGAAATTATCATTTTAGTTCTGTTCAATCCGATTTAGGTGATTGTGAGAATGTAAAGCTAGTCAATGATTCATATTATAGTTTTGAATCATGTTTGGATATTGTAAGAGATGACAAAAAGAGATTGGCTTTGTTTGCTGAGAAACAACAAATGTTGTTGAAGGAATTTGAGAGTGATTATATTTCTACTGGATTGAAAAGCAAGATAGATGGTGAAGTCGTATGCAAGCTTTTGGGTGTTACTATTCCTATTCCAGAAGAGATTAATATTCATGTTCCTGAAGTTCAAAACAATAAAGGTTCTGGAATCAAGAAAAGAATTCCAAGTGCATGTGAAATAGCATATGAAAATTCTAAAAAAGAACATAGAATGTGTTCAAGATGTGGAAAACGAGTTCCACACAATTTACGTACTTGTTCAGAAAGAGTTGGAGCTGCTAAATCAGCAAAAGACAGTTAg